From a region of the Trichoderma atroviride chromosome 6, complete sequence genome:
- a CDS encoding uncharacterized protein (EggNog:ENOG41), with the protein MSLPTSGPGAQSEFHSHSHSQPQPDSQPGSQPGSQPGAHPQSQRQSQPQPHAQPQPQAQQPAPSALLRPSEHRDRGNPLPLFSFQQPNPSPTSLVPSTAEGKPIPVDDSTVEYRTSALRELNHNFPSHRYAKSTGAQSSTYSEPVIVRSYYPPLPSSRPSSSSRGPAIHGGPISGSGIGAGSQVGRFAEAVAGGLPLPSRLVSGEHGMLSTMVLSFGKKPVNGRVEDETRLPPMDAFSFKSFMDNIEAQGGGLAGDINADLDRIAEICARSRYSLSNQYEVHYTPHGSGASFLNPSAQSNDSQGPTLQAVSAEDEHSVGASSTRRKRRMARRTSRAVGTLETIISSSRSSDEEQASRKKSAAEIAEQVRGRSAQKSSAHSSASSSSSGTLDDERRDSHLEDQAAPKKSSSSLALIDASTRHNGVAVDSPRTSATGLVSEPAQPQESTSQLEIRTAASEIAEGPPVVVKDTPHHPKRLGHSVAKGAITPIGTDTAGGGILSIINGWMPWRPTSPFIHHKGLAEGSLRELLRSTEPKGKGPEILQ; encoded by the coding sequence ATGTCTTTACCCACCTCTGGCCCTGGCGCTCAATCTGAATTccactctcactctcactctcaaCCTCAGCCTGACTCCCAGCCTGGCTCCCAACCTGGCTCCCAACCTGGCGCCCATCCTCAATCTCAACGTCAAtcgcagcctcagcctcacgctcagcctcagcctcaagctcagcagccCGCCCCGTCTGCTCTCCTCCGCCCCTCGGAGCATCGTGACCGCGGCAAtcccctccctctcttctccttccagcagcccaacCCGTCGCCGACCAGCCTCGTGCCGTCCACCGCCGAGGGCAAGCCGATCCCCGTCGACGACTCGACCGTAGAATACCGCACCTCGGCCTTGCGCGAGCTCAACCACAACTTCCCGAGCCACCGCTACGCAAAGTCCACCGGCGCCCAGAGCAGCACCTACTCGGAGCCCGTCATCGTCCGCAGCTACTACCCCCCATTGCCGTCCAGCAGGCCGTCCAGCTCGTCTCGCGGCCCCGCCATCCACGGCGGTCCCATCTCCGGCTCGGGCATCGGCGCCGGATCCCAGGTCGGGCGATTTGCTGAGGCTGTCGCGGGCGGTCTTCCCCTCCCGTCGCGGCTCGTGTCGGGCGAGCACGGCATGCTAAGCACCATGGTCCTGTCCTTTGGAAAGAAGCCGGTCAATGGCCGGGTCGAGGATGAGACCCGGCTGCCGCCGATGGATGCCTTTAGCTTCAAGAGCTTCATGGACAATATAGAAGCCCAGGGCGGCGGTCTCGCCGGCGATATCAATGCTGACCTGGACCGCATTGCCGAGATCTGTGCGAGGTCCAGATACTCGCTGAGCAACCAGTACGAGGTCCATTACACTCCCCATGGTTCTGGAGCCTCCTTCTTGAACCCTTCAGCCCAGTCAAACGACTCTCAAGGCCCAACTTTACAGGCCGTCTCCGCAGAGGACGAGCACAGCGTAGGAGCATCATCAACCCGTAGGAAGAGGCGCATGGCCCGAAGGACTAGCCGAGCCGTAGGAACTCTAGAAACCATCATCTCATCCAGCCGGTCTTCGGACGAAGAGCAGGCCAGCAGAAAAAAGTCTGCTGCCGAGATTGCCGAGCAAGTTCGCGGCCGATCAGCACAAAAGAGCTCGGCGCATTCCTCTGCGAGCAGCTCTTCGAGCGGGACTCTCGATGACGAGCGCCGAGACTCTCATTTGGAAGATCAGGCTGCGCCCAAGAAGTCATCGTCTTCACTAGCTCTTATTGATGCTTCTACCCGACACAATGGCGTGGCTGTAGACTCTCCGCGAACGTCTGCCACCGGTCTGGTCAGCGAACCAGCGCAGCCTCAAGAATCCACTAGCCAGCTTGAGATCCGTACAGCTGCAAGTGAAATTGCCGAGGGTCCGCCTGTTGTCGTCAAAGACACGCCACACCATCCAAAGCGATTGGGCCACTCTGTTGCAAAGGGAGCTATTACACCCATTGGAACGGACactgctggcggtggcatcctctccatcatcaacggTTGGATGCCCTGGAGGCCAACGTCTCCGTTTATTCACCACAAGGGCCTTGCTGAGGGCAGTCTTCGTGAGCTATTGAGGAGCACGGAGCCGAAAGGAAAAGGCCCAGAGATACTGCAATAG